The Carassius auratus strain Wakin unplaced genomic scaffold, ASM336829v1 scaf_tig00216593, whole genome shotgun sequence genome contains a region encoding:
- the LOC113098629 gene encoding protein ALP1-like encodes MDGKHIFIQAPANSGSLYFNYKGTFSVVLLALVDADYRFLVVDVGSYGSNSDGGIFANSVLGKALRNGTLNVPPPSELPGAPELGKVNHVIVADEAFPLKPYLLRPYPGRRLPTDKRIFNYRLSRARRISENVFGILSQRFRVFQRTLQVQPSVVDKVVKAACALCNYLRPNGNDQNRATEDDHDCEQPLQGFEHCRGQRASVEAQNVRELYKEYFNSPAGEVAWQYDHVNHALGNR; translated from the coding sequence ATGGATGGGAAACACATATTCATCCAGGCCCCTGCAAACTCTGGTTCTCTATACTTTAATTATAAAGGTACATTCTCCGTTGTATTGCTGGCCTTAGTTGATGCAGATTACCGCTTCCTGGTGGTTGATGTGGGGAGCTATGGCAGCAACAGTGATGGAGGAATCTTTGCCAATTCTGTACTGGGAAAGGCACTCAGAAATGGAACTCTGAATGTTCCCCCACCAAGTGAACTTCCAGGTGCTCCTGAGCTGGGAAAAGTTAACCATGTCATTGTGGCGGATGAAGCTTTTCCGCTGAAACCATATCTCCTCCGGCCATACCCTGGACGCCGCCTCCCCACAGACAAGAGAATTTTCAATTATCGTTTGTCTCGGGCACGGCGCATCTCTGAAAATGTATTTGGCATCCTCAGTCAACGCTTCCGGGTTTTCCAAAGAACTTTACAGGTTCAACCAAGTGTTGTTGACAAAGTTGTCAAAGCTGCTTGTGCATTGTGCAATTATTTGCGCCCGAACGGAAATGACCAGAATCGTGCCACAGAGGATGACCATGATTGTGAGCAACCACTACAAGGCTTTGAACATTGTAGGGGGCAGCGGGCATCTGTGGAGGCCCAAAATGTCCGAGAACTGTACAAAGAGTACTTCAACTCACCAGCAGGAGAAGTTGCTTGGCAGTATGACCATGTGAACCATGCTCTGGGGAACAGATAA